Below is a window of Cytophagaceae bacterium DNA.
TTTATAAAATGTATAACCTCCGGCAGTATTGGATATCAATGAAAAAAAGTCTTCATTTCCGAGATAATTTATCCATGGCCATGGTGTTTTTGGGTTGGTGATTACATATTCTCTGTTGGAATCATCAAAATGTCCGAATTTCATGTTTCTAGTAAAAAAGTGTTTAAAAAATAATTCTTAAGCCTCTTCGCTGGCTCTTCTGCGGTTTAACTCAAGGGTAATTTCATCCATTTTTGCCTGAGTAAGCGGGTATAGCATCATGAAAACCGCTCCAATCAATGCCACAATAGTAGGTATCCAGCTCATAAGCATTATAATGCCAGGTACGGCTCCTTGTATCGCTACTTCGTTTTGGCCATTGTAATTAAATGAAGCCAAGACCATTCCTATGATTGCTCCACCGATTCCGCCTCCAAATTTTGTAGCGAAAGAACCTGCAGAATACACCAGGCCGGTAGCTCTACGACCATTTTTAAACTCAGAATAATCAGCGGCATCACCAAGCATGGCAAAGAATAAGGTCGGGAAAATAGCGGCCCCTATCTCACTGAGGATTCCAAGTGCAAATATTCCGGAAATATTGGATGGACCGAAAAACATAATGAGGGCATTTACCAATCCGGAGAATATCAAAGCATAAATAAAAAGATTTCTTTTCCCAAATCTTTTACCCAAAGGCGTTGTAATCATAGCACCCAAAATAGAAGCAAAGGCAAGGGCAATAAGATAAGACGAGGTAAGCAATGGATTATGCAAATAATGGGTAAAATAAATTACCACAATACCTTGCTTGATAGAATTAAATACCTGGAAAACCACACCCATCACCAATAACACGAGCCAGGGCCTGTTTTTAATCAAATCTTTTAAATCCTGCCGCAGATTGGTCTCCTGATTTTTTGGAGGCAATACTCTTTCTTTGGTACTCAAAAATGTCAGAATCATAAATATTGACAAAAAGAAAGACAAAAGATAAATGGCATTGCTGTAGCCCCGCTTTTGGTCAACAATCGTAATTTTGCTTGCCTCCAGGTTTTCTTCTCCACTTACCAAAAACGAATAATCTTTGCCTGCTTCCATCGAAAAGCTTTTTCCTTGCGTTGGAGTATTGTCTTTTTGATTGACATCAGCCCAAATAAACTGTGCTAAGCCGTCTTTGGTTTTGATATTTACATTTTTTACATCTTTATTGGTCGAAACCTTCACTACATATTTACTGGTTTCGAGTTTGGTTACTTTAATCTCGGGATTAATATTTCCATAATATGCCACCAAAAAAAGTAAAGCACCCTGCACCAGCATACCTCCTACAAAAGCCCCCACCATACGGAAAGACCCAAGACTGGTGCGTTCTTTATCGTCACCGGTCATTACAGCCATAAGTGCCCCGTAAGGTATGTTATTGGCAGTATAAATGAGTGTAAACAAGTTGTAAACGATGTAAGCATAAACCAATTTTCCGGTTTGAGAAAAATCTGGGCTCATAAAAAGCAACGACAGGATAATACCGAGCGGAATGGCCGACCAAAGAATCCAGGGGCGGAATTTGCCATATTTGGAATTGGTGCGGTCGCAAATTATACCCATAATGACGTCACTGA
It encodes the following:
- a CDS encoding MFS transporter — encoded protein: MASLSFKEKIGYALGDGAANIAWRGVSTFLFIFYTDVFGLNPAAVGVLFLVARFGDGVSDVIMGIICDRTNSKYGKFRPWILWSAIPLGIILSLLFMSPDFSQTGKLVYAYIVYNLFTLIYTANNIPYGALMAVMTGDDKERTSLGSFRMVGAFVGGMLVQGALLFLVAYYGNINPEIKVTKLETSKYVVKVSTNKDVKNVNIKTKDGLAQFIWADVNQKDNTPTQGKSFSMEAGKDYSFLVSGEENLEASKITIVDQKRGYSNAIYLLSFFLSIFMILTFLSTKERVLPPKNQETNLRQDLKDLIKNRPWLVLLVMGVVFQVFNSIKQGIVVIYFTHYLHNPLLTSSYLIALAFASILGAMITTPLGKRFGKRNLFIYALIFSGLVNALIMFFGPSNISGIFALGILSEIGAAIFPTLFFAMLGDAADYSEFKNGRRATGLVYSAGSFATKFGGGIGGAIIGMVLASFNYNGQNEVAIQGAVPGIIMLMSWIPTIVALIGAVFMMLYPLTQAKMDEITLELNRRRASEEA